The sequence CCGAAGCTGCACGGTGATGAGCGCGGCTTCTTCGTGGAGACGTTCCGCGCCGACGTTGCGCGCGAGCACGGCATCCCCACCGACTACGTGCAGGACAACCACTCGCGCTCGCGGCAGGGCACGCTGCGCGGCATCCACTTCCAGACGCATCCGGGCCAGGGCAAGCTCGTCCGGGTGGCGCGCGGTCGGGTGTGGGACGTCGTCGTCGACCTGCGGCGCGGCTCGCCGACGTTCGGCGAGTGGGAGGGCTTCGAGCTCGACGACGTGAGCGGCCGGGTCCTCTACATCCCCGTCGGCTTCGGGCACGGCTTCCTCGTGCTCAGCGACACCGCGGACTTCGTCTACAAGTGCACCAACTACTACGACCCGGCTACCGAGGCCGGCATCAAGTTCGACGACCCGGACGTGAACGTCGAGTGGCCCACGGACGAGGTCGAGCTGCTGTATTCGCAGCGTGACAAGGACGCGCCGCGCCTGTCGGAGATCGCGGACTCGCTGCCCTTCACGGTGTGAAAGGGCGCTTCGCACCCTCGCCGACCGGGGTCCTGCACCTCGGGAACCTGCGGACCGCGCTGCTCGCGTGGCTGTTCGCGCGGTCGGCGGGGTCGGCGTTCCTGCTGCGGATCGAGGACCTCGACGCCGGCCGCGTGCGACCCGGGTTCGCGGAGGCGCAGCTCGAGGACCTGCGCGCGCTCGGACTCGACTGGGACGGGGAGGTCGTCCGGCAGTCGGCGCGAACCTCGCTGTACGCGGAGGCGCTGGAGCGGCTCCCGGTGTACGAGTGCTTCTGCACGCGGGCCGAGGTGTCCGAGGCCGCGTCGGCCGCGCACGGGCCGGTCGGCGCGTACCCCGGCACGTGCCGGGGGCTGAGCGAGGCGGAGCGCGCCGCTCGGCGCGCGGCCGGGCGCGTGCCGGCGTTGCGGGTGGCGGCCGACGGTCCCGTCGTCACGTTCGTCGACCGCGTGCTCGGCGAGCAGTCCGGCTTCGTCGACGACTTCGTCGTGCGTCGCAACGACGGCGCGTTCGCCTACAACCTCGCGGTCGTGGTCGACGACGCCGCCCAGGGCGTCGAAGAGGTGGTGCGCGGCGCCGACCTCGTGGACTCCACACCGCGGCAGATCTGGCTCGGCCGTGCGCTGGGCGCGGCGGACCTGTCGTACGCGCACGTGCCGCTCGTGCTGGGCGCCGACGGACGCCGACTGGCCAAGCGCCACGGCGACGTGACGCTGCGCGAGGTCGCCCCGGACGCCGCCCTGGCCTGGATGGCCGCGTCGCTGGGATTGAGCGGCTCCTCCCCGCGTGAGCTGCTGGCCGGGTTCGATCCCGCCCAGGTCTCCCGCGAGCCCACCACCTACCCATAGACTCACGCCGACATGGTCGGCCGCACGGACGAGCAGGCCCACCTGGAGGCCCTCATCGACGCCGCACGCGAAGGCCGCAGCGGCGCGCTGCTGCTGCACGGCCCGCCCGGCATCGGCAAGACCGAGCTGCTCCGCCACGCCGTCGCGCGGGCCGAGGGGTTCGTCCTGCTGCAGGCGCGTGGGCTGGAGTCCGAGTCGGGCATCCCGTTCGCCGGCCTGGCCGAGCTCGTCGCGCCGCTGCTGGGCGAGCTCGACGCGCTCCCGGACGTGCAGGCGGCGGCGATGCGCTCGGCGCTCGCGCTCGGCCCGGCCACGGAGTCCGACCGCTTCACGGTGCCCGCCGCGCTGCTGTCGCTGCTCGCCCGGGCAGCCGACGAGCGTCCCGTGCTGGCCGTCGTCGACGACGTGCAATGGCTCGACGAGCCGAGCCTCGAGGCCTTCCTGTTCGCCGGCCGTCGCCTGG comes from Solirubrobacter pauli and encodes:
- the rfbC gene encoding dTDP-4-dehydrorhamnose 3,5-epimerase, producing MQSIATRLDGPVLLAPKLHGDERGFFVETFRADVAREHGIPTDYVQDNHSRSRQGTLRGIHFQTHPGQGKLVRVARGRVWDVVVDLRRGSPTFGEWEGFELDDVSGRVLYIPVGFGHGFLVLSDTADFVYKCTNYYDPATEAGIKFDDPDVNVEWPTDEVELLYSQRDKDAPRLSEIADSLPFTV
- the gluQRS gene encoding tRNA glutamyl-Q(34) synthetase GluQRS, with product MKGRFAPSPTGVLHLGNLRTALLAWLFARSAGSAFLLRIEDLDAGRVRPGFAEAQLEDLRALGLDWDGEVVRQSARTSLYAEALERLPVYECFCTRAEVSEAASAAHGPVGAYPGTCRGLSEAERAARRAAGRVPALRVAADGPVVTFVDRVLGEQSGFVDDFVVRRNDGAFAYNLAVVVDDAAQGVEEVVRGADLVDSTPRQIWLGRALGAADLSYAHVPLVLGADGRRLAKRHGDVTLREVAPDAALAWMAASLGLSGSSPRELLAGFDPAQVSREPTTYP